A genomic region of bacterium contains the following coding sequences:
- a CDS encoding DinB family protein encodes MADEHDLRRRLVVLLQGGRAHVAFDKAVARLPEALRGRRPRGLPYSPWQQVEHIRITQADILGYTRDPKHPSLAWPEEYWPKRPSPPSRASWDRSIKAYRADRQAFCDLVMDPAADVLAPLPHDPEVNIVHMALLAAQHTSYHVGQLLVIRRLLGAWSG; translated from the coding sequence GTGGCCGACGAGCATGATCTCAGACGGCGTCTGGTTGTGTTGTTGCAGGGGGGCAGAGCCCACGTCGCGTTTGACAAGGCGGTCGCGCGTCTGCCCGAAGCGCTGCGCGGACGCCGGCCGCGCGGCCTCCCGTACTCGCCCTGGCAGCAGGTCGAGCACATCCGGATCACTCAGGCCGATATTCTCGGGTACACGCGCGATCCCAAGCACCCGTCTCTCGCCTGGCCGGAGGAGTACTGGCCGAAGCGTCCGTCGCCGCCGTCACGCGCGTCGTGGGACCGTAGCATCAAGGCGTATCGCGCCGACCGCCAGGCGTTCTGCGACCTGGTGATGGATCCTGCCGCCGACGTGCTCGCGCCGCTCCCGCACGATCCGGAGGTCAACATCGTGCACATGGCCCTGCTGGCCGCTCAGCACACGTCCTATCACGTGGGGCAGTTGCTCGTCATCCGACGCCTGTTGGGCGCCTGGAGCGGTTAG
- a CDS encoding DUF427 domain-containing protein, with protein MQAIWRGQVIAASDRTVEVGGYRYFPRETVRMDLLQAVPKTESDLACPHGVQFYDVVGDAARSDRAAWSYEAPRASMKRVDHWMGFWEDVEIR; from the coding sequence ATGCAGGCGATATGGCGCGGTCAGGTGATCGCGGCGAGTGATCGCACCGTCGAGGTGGGCGGGTACCGGTACTTCCCGCGGGAGACCGTGCGGATGGATCTCCTGCAGGCGGTGCCGAAGACGGAGAGCGACCTGGCCTGCCCGCACGGCGTGCAGTTCTACGACGTCGTCGGGGACGCCGCCCGGAGCGATCGGGCCGCATGGTCGTACGAAGCGCCCCGCGCATCGATGAAGCGGGTGGATCATTGGATGGGTTTCTGGGAGGACGTCGAGATCCGGTGA
- a CDS encoding HdeD family acid-resistance protein — MDVGKVQVLARNWWALALRGVFAIVFGLIALLAPGVTLVALVILFGAYSLVDGFFGIIAAVRAAEARHRWGWLVVEGIAGVLTGIITLVWPAITAIVLLYLIAFWALVTGVLELIAGFHLRGHLAGEWMLLLGGAASVIFGIILIIHPLAGALALLWLIGIYAIVFGLLGLILAFRLRGRMTAPAV, encoded by the coding sequence GTGGACGTGGGTAAGGTCCAGGTCTTGGCCAGGAACTGGTGGGCGCTCGCGCTTCGCGGTGTTTTCGCCATTGTGTTCGGGCTGATCGCCCTGCTGGCACCGGGCGTGACCCTGGTCGCCCTCGTGATCCTCTTCGGCGCATACTCGCTCGTCGACGGGTTTTTCGGCATCATCGCGGCGGTGCGGGCGGCGGAAGCCCGTCACCGCTGGGGCTGGCTTGTCGTGGAGGGCATCGCCGGCGTCCTGACGGGGATCATCACCCTGGTGTGGCCGGCGATCACCGCCATCGTCCTTCTGTACCTGATCGCGTTCTGGGCACTGGTGACCGGTGTCCTCGAACTCATCGCCGGGTTTCATCTGCGGGGGCATCTCGCCGGCGAGTGGATGCTGCTCCTGGGCGGCGCGGCGTCGGTCATCTTCGGGATCATCTTGATCATTCACCCGCTGGCCGGGGCGCTCGCGCTCTTGTGGCTGATCGGAATCTACGCGATTGTGTTCGGACTGCTGGGCCTGATCCTGGCGTTCCGTCTGAGGGGACGCATGACGGCCCCCGCCGTCTAG
- a CDS encoding DoxX family protein, translating to MFPQLHAFTDVALLLLRLMVAVVFVNSGWSTLRDPAARAKDLGLGGPFTVWLGVAEGLGGLAVAFGVLIQPAAAGLILINAGAIYKKIFAWHTGFWGDAAAGWSYDLIMIVMSLVILTTAGGRFVVWG from the coding sequence ATGTTTCCACAGCTGCACGCGTTCACCGACGTCGCGCTCCTGCTGCTCCGGCTCATGGTGGCGGTGGTGTTCGTCAACAGCGGCTGGAGCACGCTCAGGGATCCGGCGGCGCGCGCCAAGGATCTCGGGCTCGGCGGCCCGTTCACGGTGTGGCTGGGGGTCGCCGAGGGCCTCGGCGGGCTCGCGGTCGCCTTCGGAGTCCTGATTCAGCCGGCCGCGGCCGGCCTGATCCTGATCAACGCGGGGGCGATCTACAAGAAGATTTTTGCCTGGCACACGGGATTTTGGGGCGACGCGGCGGCCGGCTGGAGCTACGATCTCATCATGATAGTCATGAGCCTCGTGATCCTCACCACGGCCGGCGGCCGATTCGTGGTCTGGGGATAG
- a CDS encoding LacI family DNA-binding transcriptional regulator, translating into MAKRAGVSLATVSYVLNNGPRRVGAARRERVCAAAHELDYQPRASAPRRVLVIGVVVPDVTNAFFARAVQGIEDVLRPAGHLVVVGSSGEDPVRERHLIQSLVRRGVAGLVLTPCAEISREAGRLGRRVAPMVIMDREGGSTGLNRVTMDNYRSAFQAVRLLWESGHRRIGLVNGPDRIDTARERLRGYTEALAFAGLPFDPGLVQSGAFSFEHGLHGTRALLGLPEPPTAVFSSSTILTAGMMWALREHRLRVPDDIAVVGFGDTIWAPLVTPPLTVIEQPSRLMGETAARLLLAAISGEPSAGDQAVVLESRLILRESHWRVTQPALANGPVAAGSGA; encoded by the coding sequence GTGGCAAAGCGAGCGGGCGTTTCCCTGGCCACGGTGTCCTATGTACTCAACAATGGGCCCCGCCGCGTCGGTGCCGCCCGACGGGAACGGGTTTGCGCGGCGGCACACGAACTCGACTATCAGCCCCGCGCGTCTGCGCCGCGCCGGGTGCTGGTGATCGGCGTCGTTGTCCCGGATGTGACGAATGCCTTCTTCGCGCGGGCCGTCCAGGGCATCGAAGACGTGCTGCGTCCCGCGGGTCACCTCGTCGTGGTCGGATCGAGCGGGGAAGATCCTGTCCGCGAGCGGCATCTGATCCAGTCACTCGTCCGGCGGGGTGTCGCCGGCCTGGTCCTGACACCATGTGCGGAGATCTCTCGCGAGGCCGGGCGGCTGGGGCGACGGGTCGCCCCAATGGTGATCATGGACCGCGAGGGCGGCTCGACCGGCCTGAACCGGGTGACCATGGACAATTATCGGAGCGCTTTTCAAGCGGTGCGCCTGCTGTGGGAGAGCGGCCATCGCCGCATCGGGCTCGTCAACGGTCCGGATCGTATCGATACCGCGCGCGAGCGGCTACGCGGCTATACCGAGGCGCTCGCGTTCGCCGGGCTTCCGTTCGATCCCGGGCTCGTGCAGAGCGGGGCGTTCAGCTTCGAACACGGGCTCCACGGCACACGGGCGCTGCTCGGCCTGCCCGAGCCGCCGACCGCGGTGTTCAGCAGCAGCACGATCCTGACGGCCGGCATGATGTGGGCGCTCCGCGAGCACCGGCTGCGGGTGCCGGACGACATCGCCGTGGTGGGGTTTGGCGACACGATTTGGGCGCCGCTCGTGACCCCGCCGCTTACCGTGATCGAGCAACCGAGCCGGTTGATGGGGGAGACGGCCGCACGGCTGCTGCTCGCGGCCATCTCCGGCGAGCCCTCGGCAGGCGACCAAGCCGTCGTGCTGGAGTCGCGTCTGATCCTACGGGAATCCCACTGGCGCGTGACACAGCCGGCTCTCGCGAATGGACCCGTGGCAGCCGGCTCGGGGGCCTGA
- a CDS encoding type II toxin-antitoxin system prevent-host-death family antitoxin translates to MATVGVRELKARLSSYLKRVKSGERLVVTERGRPVVIVSPIASAAHTVRLQAMLRAGAARWAGGKPRGSAKPARLLRGRPVAEAVIEERR, encoded by the coding sequence ATGGCCACGGTGGGCGTCCGCGAACTGAAGGCGCGCCTGAGCAGTTACTTGAAGCGGGTGAAATCGGGTGAACGCCTTGTCGTAACCGAACGCGGGCGGCCGGTTGTGATCGTGAGCCCCATCGCCTCCGCCGCGCACACGGTGCGGCTTCAGGCCATGCTGAGGGCGGGGGCCGCCCGGTGGGCCGGCGGCAAGCCGCGCGGGTCCGCGAAGCCGGCCCGTCTCCTGCGCGGGCGGCCGGTTGCCGAGGCCGTCATCGAGGAACGCAGGTGA
- a CDS encoding tRNA-binding protein, which yields MDPVDAFHTLDVRVGRITAAEPLPGAKKPAYRLTIDFGSLGVRGSSAQLTDLYRPEQLVGRSIIAAVNLGARRIAGFASEVLVLGVPDAEGRVVLLSTERDVPPGGRMF from the coding sequence ATGGACCCGGTGGATGCATTCCACACACTGGACGTGCGGGTGGGCCGGATCACGGCCGCGGAACCCTTGCCCGGCGCAAAGAAGCCCGCATACCGGCTGACGATCGACTTCGGGTCGCTCGGCGTCCGCGGCTCGAGCGCTCAACTCACGGACTTGTATCGTCCCGAGCAGTTGGTGGGCCGGTCGATCATCGCCGCCGTGAATCTCGGCGCGCGCCGCATCGCCGGTTTCGCCTCGGAAGTGCTGGTGCTCGGGGTGCCGGACGCCGAAGGCCGTGTCGTACTCCTGTCGACGGAGCGCGACGTACCCCCTGGTGGCCGGATGTTCTGA
- a CDS encoding O-methyltransferase, with the protein MDRKRWAAVDAYITGLLVEPDPGLDAAVAARAAAGLPAHDVSPNEGKLLYLLASIQGARAILEIGTLAGYSTIWLARALPPDGRLVTLEGDPRRADVARANVARAGLTGVVDVRVGPALDTLPQVAGPFDLVFIDADKRNNPGYLEWSLRLSRPGTLIIADNVVRGGAVADRASPDPDVQGVRRFNELIAADSRLTATAIQTVGAKGWDGFALVLVAGDRGR; encoded by the coding sequence ATGGACCGGAAGCGATGGGCGGCGGTCGACGCGTATATCACCGGTCTCCTCGTGGAGCCCGATCCGGGCTTGGACGCGGCGGTCGCCGCCCGCGCCGCGGCGGGGCTGCCGGCGCACGACGTTTCGCCGAATGAGGGCAAGCTGCTCTATCTCCTTGCGAGCATCCAAGGTGCGCGGGCGATTCTCGAGATCGGGACGCTGGCCGGCTACAGCACGATATGGCTCGCCCGCGCGCTGCCACCGGACGGACGGCTTGTCACCCTGGAGGGCGATCCGCGGCGCGCCGACGTTGCCCGCGCCAACGTCGCCCGCGCCGGGCTGACCGGCGTGGTCGACGTCCGCGTGGGACCGGCGCTTGACACGCTCCCGCAGGTGGCGGGCCCGTTCGATCTCGTCTTCATCGACGCCGACAAGCGCAACAATCCAGGCTACCTCGAGTGGTCGCTCAGGCTGTCCCGTCCCGGCACGTTGATCATCGCCGACAACGTGGTGCGCGGGGGCGCGGTGGCCGACCGGGCCAGTCCCGATCCGGATGTCCAGGGCGTTCGCCGATTCAACGAGCTGATCGCGGCCGATTCGCGTCTAACCGCCACGGCGATTCAGACCGTCGGCGCCAAGGGGTGGGACGGGTTCGCACTGGTCCTGGTGGCCGGAGACCGGGGGCGCTAG
- a CDS encoding LOG family protein yields the protein MSGRVTVFGSSRLLPADPAYREAQRLGGLLAEAGYTVYTGGYAGVMEAVSRGAVEAGGRAVGVTVSSWAARIRPNRWVTDEVATPDLFQRIATLTATDAYVAMPGGLGTLGEVALTWNLFQTDSIPRRPLVLVGPEWRAVLDRLPEAVRIEPGDLEFVRLVDAVGDVVGVIRSAAPRR from the coding sequence ATGTCCGGCCGCGTGACCGTCTTCGGCTCATCGAGATTGTTGCCCGCAGACCCGGCGTATCGCGAGGCGCAGCGGCTCGGAGGCCTGCTCGCGGAAGCGGGCTACACGGTCTACACGGGCGGCTACGCCGGCGTCATGGAGGCCGTCAGCCGGGGCGCCGTCGAGGCCGGCGGCCGCGCGGTCGGCGTCACCGTGTCGTCCTGGGCGGCCCGCATCCGCCCCAACCGGTGGGTCACCGACGAGGTCGCGACGCCGGACCTCTTCCAGCGCATCGCGACCCTCACGGCGACCGATGCCTACGTCGCCATGCCCGGCGGCCTGGGGACACTCGGCGAAGTGGCCCTCACGTGGAATTTGTTCCAGACGGACTCGATCCCCCGGCGGCCGCTCGTGCTCGTGGGGCCGGAGTGGCGCGCCGTGCTGGACCGCCTGCCGGAGGCCGTCAGAATCGAGCCGGGAGACCTCGAGTTCGTCCGGCTGGTCGATGCCGTCGGCGACGTGGTCGGCGTGATCCGGAGCGCGGCGCCGCGCCGGTGA
- a CDS encoding sugar ABC transporter substrate-binding protein, giving the protein MDDTGKSRKKRLGPRAGTLTRRRFLKVSGAGVLAATLLPARRARAQGGTAISLFVGKFNANPQAQIQVMETVKAAFERLHPGVTMTYDTYATAGEELTKLETAAAAHEGPDVFEFGSTLVPTAYATGAFDVITPAMWGHLGGQTAFFKPQLAMSGPSADRLIAVPEFANPFAMVYNTRMFKEAGIAKPPATWTEFVDTAKKLTVPGKNQWGTVVDPSDGFDPWHMVWLFATQLGGRLMDATGTKGLLDAPLVVEASSFWLDWMAKFQIAARADATYRGPDALHAFANGQAAMWVMQGPGAIPVLDKSPVAKEYAWTPDPYVPYGMTGVPAGGKPAQGFVAGQYLCIFKYGKNKDLALDLIRLMTSPAIQYQFLTKFGQLPVTLRTFDAHPEAKQPPWNIFYTAEQHAYPTPFFGSWGQLEVVVGHAINKIAAQIATKGSYTRGDLKQALTQANAELEASLKQHK; this is encoded by the coding sequence ATGGACGATACCGGGAAGTCTCGTAAGAAGCGTCTTGGACCGCGAGCCGGGACACTCACCCGCCGCCGATTCTTGAAAGTGAGCGGCGCGGGCGTGCTGGCCGCGACGTTGCTGCCCGCGCGCCGGGCGCGCGCCCAAGGCGGTACTGCGATCTCGCTCTTCGTGGGGAAATTCAACGCCAATCCCCAGGCCCAGATCCAGGTCATGGAGACGGTCAAGGCCGCCTTCGAAAGGCTGCACCCCGGCGTCACCATGACCTACGACACGTATGCGACGGCGGGCGAAGAACTGACGAAACTGGAAACCGCGGCCGCCGCCCACGAAGGCCCGGACGTCTTCGAGTTCGGCTCGACCCTCGTCCCGACCGCGTATGCGACCGGGGCGTTCGACGTGATCACCCCGGCGATGTGGGGGCACCTCGGCGGCCAGACCGCGTTCTTCAAGCCGCAGCTCGCGATGAGCGGCCCGTCCGCGGATCGGCTGATCGCCGTGCCGGAGTTCGCCAACCCCTTTGCGATGGTGTACAACACCCGGATGTTCAAAGAGGCGGGGATCGCCAAGCCGCCCGCCACCTGGACCGAGTTCGTGGACACGGCGAAGAAGTTGACCGTGCCCGGAAAGAACCAGTGGGGAACCGTGGTGGATCCGTCCGACGGCTTCGATCCCTGGCACATGGTCTGGCTCTTTGCCACCCAACTCGGCGGCCGGCTCATGGACGCAACGGGAACAAAGGGTCTCCTGGACGCGCCGCTCGTCGTCGAGGCGTCGTCGTTCTGGCTGGACTGGATGGCCAAATTCCAGATCGCGGCCCGTGCCGACGCCACGTACCGGGGGCCGGACGCCCTCCACGCGTTTGCGAACGGGCAGGCGGCGATGTGGGTGATGCAGGGTCCCGGTGCGATCCCAGTGCTCGACAAGTCTCCGGTGGCCAAGGAGTACGCCTGGACGCCCGATCCCTACGTGCCGTACGGCATGACCGGAGTGCCGGCCGGGGGCAAACCGGCCCAGGGCTTCGTCGCGGGCCAGTACCTCTGCATCTTCAAGTACGGCAAGAACAAGGACCTGGCGCTCGATCTCATCCGGCTCATGACGAGCCCGGCCATTCAGTATCAGTTCCTGACGAAATTTGGACAGCTCCCGGTCACCCTGCGGACGTTCGACGCCCACCCGGAAGCCAAGCAGCCGCCCTGGAACATCTTCTACACCGCCGAGCAGCACGCGTACCCGACGCCGTTCTTCGGGTCGTGGGGGCAGCTCGAGGTCGTGGTCGGCCATGCGATCAACAAGATCGCGGCCCAGATCGCCACGAAGGGATCGTACACGCGCGGCGACCTGAAGCAGGCGCTGACCCAGGCGAACGCGGAGCTGGAGGCCTCGCTGAAGCAGCACAAGTGA
- a CDS encoding sugar ABC transporter permease has product MRHIASLSEESRARAAGAARPGAGAAVAPPYALMVPSVVLLAVVVWLPMLCALYISTTALNQYTITNWLHAPFVALRNYVDGLNPRGPLTGSLLNSIRVSLAFAVLTTVCITPIAVGGAVLFNGRVWGRGVLRAIMLLPYVIPTFVNAILWRLVFMSDWGVADRLLSALRLAGPNTFWLIGPNAFWAMIVADVWAAWPFVYLMSLAALQTIPEELYDAARIDGAGGARAFRHVTLPLIRPTLNLALVLSTINHFNNFSLPFVMFGASPPDSVNVLPLNIYVSSFITFNFGLGAAMSMIALVIILTPAVFYLRAARV; this is encoded by the coding sequence ATGCGGCACATCGCCTCGCTGTCGGAAGAATCCCGCGCCCGCGCCGCGGGCGCCGCGCGGCCCGGCGCGGGCGCCGCGGTCGCGCCTCCGTACGCGCTCATGGTCCCGAGCGTCGTCCTGCTGGCGGTGGTCGTCTGGCTGCCCATGCTCTGTGCGCTCTACATCAGCACCACCGCGCTCAACCAGTACACGATCACGAACTGGCTGCACGCGCCGTTTGTCGCGCTGCGCAATTACGTCGACGGCCTGAACCCCAGAGGCCCGCTCACCGGCTCGCTGCTCAACTCGATTCGCGTCAGCCTGGCGTTTGCCGTGCTCACGACGGTGTGCATTACGCCGATCGCGGTCGGCGGCGCGGTGCTGTTCAACGGCCGCGTGTGGGGGCGGGGCGTCTTGCGCGCGATCATGCTCCTGCCCTATGTCATCCCGACGTTTGTCAACGCGATCCTGTGGCGGCTCGTGTTCATGAGCGATTGGGGCGTGGCGGATCGCCTCCTGTCGGCGCTGCGCCTGGCCGGCCCGAACACGTTCTGGCTGATCGGCCCGAACGCGTTCTGGGCGATGATCGTCGCCGACGTCTGGGCGGCGTGGCCGTTTGTCTACTTGATGTCTCTCGCCGCGCTCCAGACGATTCCGGAAGAGCTCTATGACGCCGCGAGGATCGACGGCGCCGGCGGCGCCCGGGCATTTCGGCACGTCACGCTGCCGCTCATCCGGCCGACGCTCAACCTGGCGCTGGTGCTCTCGACCATCAACCATTTCAACAATTTTTCGCTGCCGTTCGTGATGTTCGGCGCCAGCCCGCCGGACTCGGTGAACGTCCTGCCGCTCAACATCTACGTGAGCTCGTTCATCACCTTCAACTTCGGCCTGGGCGCCGCGATGTCGATGATCGCCTTGGTCATCATCCTGACGCCGGCGGTCTTCTACCTGCGGGCCGCCAGGGT
- a CDS encoding FAD-linked oxidase C-terminal domain-containing protein, with protein MKDLAASRVAIASPEALARDMAAVVGPAYVFRHSSDVLAYEYDASNLTAPPDLVVLPGSAAEVAEVLAVAARHQVPVTARGAGTGIAGGALPIVGGVVAALTRLDQIPAIDLDNRFAVVEPGVTNIDITRRVSGDGYFYAPDPSSQYASSIGGNVGHNSGGPHTIAYGVTSNHILALEVVLADGTRVRTGGPAPDAPGLDLTGLVVGSEGTLGVVTRIWVRLLRRREAVTTLLAIFPDLDRASEAVTEIIGRGVGPVALEMLDRNTIQVVEPFVHAGYPLDAEAVLLIEVEGLRGVLCRSAEVIESICRSRGATEVRAARSEDERAALWLGRKAAFGAMGRIAVNYYLHDTVVPRSRLPEVLRAVQAVARRERLTVANVFHAGDGNLHPIIIFDARVPGETERVIRAGEEILRLAVDAGGTISGEHGIAFEKNNYMPWIYTGADLGAMRRVKDVFDPDGRMNPWKMFPTPISSADVLLAPTRVPAGDGWWV; from the coding sequence GTGAAGGATCTCGCCGCATCGCGGGTGGCCATCGCGTCACCCGAGGCGCTGGCCCGGGACATGGCGGCGGTGGTCGGCCCGGCGTACGTCTTTCGGCATTCCTCGGACGTGCTCGCCTACGAGTACGACGCGTCCAATCTCACCGCGCCCCCCGACCTGGTCGTGCTGCCGGGCAGCGCCGCCGAGGTGGCCGAGGTCCTCGCCGTCGCGGCGCGCCATCAGGTACCGGTGACGGCCCGCGGGGCGGGGACGGGCATCGCCGGCGGCGCGCTCCCGATTGTCGGCGGCGTCGTCGCCGCCCTCACTCGGCTGGACCAGATCCCGGCGATCGATCTCGACAACCGGTTCGCCGTGGTGGAGCCGGGCGTCACGAACATCGACATTACCCGCCGAGTGTCCGGCGACGGCTACTTCTACGCGCCCGATCCGTCGAGCCAGTACGCGAGCAGCATCGGCGGCAACGTCGGCCACAACTCGGGCGGCCCGCACACGATCGCCTACGGCGTAACGTCGAACCACATCCTCGCGCTGGAAGTCGTGCTGGCGGACGGCACGCGGGTGCGCACGGGGGGCCCGGCCCCGGATGCGCCGGGGCTCGACCTCACGGGGCTCGTCGTCGGGAGCGAAGGGACGCTCGGGGTCGTGACACGGATCTGGGTGCGCCTGCTCCGCCGGCGCGAGGCCGTCACGACGCTGCTCGCCATTTTCCCGGACCTCGATCGCGCGAGCGAGGCCGTGACCGAGATCATCGGACGGGGCGTCGGCCCGGTCGCGCTCGAAATGCTGGACCGGAACACGATCCAGGTGGTCGAGCCGTTTGTCCACGCCGGCTACCCGCTCGACGCGGAGGCGGTGCTGCTCATTGAGGTCGAGGGCCTGCGCGGCGTGCTCTGCCGCTCGGCCGAGGTCATCGAGTCGATATGCCGCTCGCGCGGCGCGACCGAGGTGCGCGCCGCCCGGTCCGAGGACGAGCGGGCCGCGCTGTGGCTGGGCCGCAAGGCGGCGTTCGGCGCGATGGGCCGGATCGCGGTCAACTACTATCTGCACGACACGGTCGTGCCGCGATCGCGGCTGCCGGAGGTGCTGCGCGCGGTTCAGGCGGTCGCCCGCCGCGAGCGGCTGACCGTCGCGAACGTGTTTCACGCGGGCGACGGCAACCTCCACCCGATCATCATCTTCGACGCGCGCGTGCCGGGCGAGACGGAGCGGGTGATCCGCGCCGGCGAGGAGATACTCCGGCTGGCCGTGGACGCCGGCGGGACGATTTCGGGCGAGCACGGCATCGCCTTCGAAAAGAACAACTACATGCCGTGGATCTACACCGGCGCGGACCTCGGCGCGATGCGCCGGGTCAAGGACGTGTTCGATCCGGACGGGCGCATGAATCCGTGGAAGATGTTCCCGACCCCGATCTCGAGCGCGGACGTGCTGCTCGCGCCCACCCGAGTCCCGGCGGGCGACGGGTGGTGGGTGTAG
- a CDS encoding type II toxin-antitoxin system VapC family toxin, which yields MILYLDASALVKLYIDEDGATVARSAVRDAEIVATCEIAYVEARAALARRYRERALSRSGYRGAIRDLEADWPQFFLVAARGPLIREAAAIAEQYALRAYDALHLAAGVATKGDATEDVLFACWDPNLSAAAVKTGLRVLPE from the coding sequence GTGATCTTGTATCTCGACGCCAGTGCGTTGGTGAAGCTCTACATCGACGAAGACGGCGCGACCGTCGCCCGGAGTGCGGTGCGCGACGCGGAGATCGTGGCGACGTGCGAGATCGCGTACGTGGAGGCACGCGCGGCGTTGGCCCGCCGCTACCGGGAACGGGCGTTGAGCCGGTCGGGATACCGCGGGGCGATCCGCGACCTCGAAGCCGACTGGCCGCAGTTTTTCCTTGTGGCGGCGCGCGGGCCGCTGATTCGGGAAGCCGCCGCCATCGCGGAGCAGTATGCGCTGCGTGCGTACGATGCGCTGCATCTGGCGGCCGGCGTTGCGACCAAGGGTGACGCGACCGAAGACGTCCTCTTTGCCTGCTGGGATCCGAACCTCTCGGCCGCGGCTGTGAAGACGGGTCTGAGGGTGTTGCCTGAGTAG
- a CDS encoding TIM barrel protein, giving the protein MTFAPPGHDSFELSAFGDEVADGLDAQLAALRGEDVRFLEVRAVSKTSVVDLPDEALDRIRERLAEAGVGVSAIASPVGKTPIHEDFGVERRRLARAAEAARRLGTAQIRVFSFFIPDGRYDAHRDEVLRRMAVLARDAGSRELTLVHENESYVYGDTPARCRDLIEGVGSPALRLAFDPANFVQVGVRPYAEAWPLLERYVAHVHVKDAVAVDRAGLAPYPAPVPHDRLMDAVRLPGEGAGELRPLLRALAGRGYGGFLVIEPHLQRRLPDQDGPRRFGAAVASLRALLREEVAATIGRSD; this is encoded by the coding sequence GTGACGTTTGCTCCCCCGGGGCACGATTCCTTCGAGCTGAGCGCGTTCGGCGACGAAGTGGCGGACGGCCTCGACGCCCAACTCGCCGCCCTGCGCGGCGAGGACGTTCGCTTTCTGGAGGTCCGCGCCGTGTCGAAGACGAGCGTCGTCGATCTGCCGGACGAGGCGCTCGACCGGATCCGCGAGCGCCTCGCCGAGGCCGGGGTCGGCGTCTCCGCGATTGCGTCCCCGGTGGGGAAGACGCCGATCCATGAAGACTTCGGCGTGGAGCGCCGCCGGTTGGCCCGCGCGGCGGAGGCCGCCCGGCGTCTCGGGACCGCGCAGATCCGCGTGTTCTCGTTTTTCATTCCCGATGGGCGCTACGACGCCCACCGGGATGAGGTACTCCGGCGCATGGCCGTCCTGGCCCGGGACGCCGGGTCCCGGGAGCTGACGCTGGTCCACGAAAACGAGTCGTACGTCTATGGCGACACACCCGCACGGTGCCGCGACCTCATCGAGGGGGTCGGCTCTCCGGCGCTGCGTCTGGCATTCGATCCCGCCAACTTTGTTCAGGTGGGCGTTCGGCCGTATGCGGAGGCGTGGCCGCTCCTCGAGCGGTACGTCGCGCACGTGCACGTCAAGGACGCGGTCGCGGTGGACCGGGCCGGCCTGGCGCCCTATCCGGCGCCGGTCCCGCACGACCGGCTGATGGACGCCGTGCGCTTGCCGGGCGAGGGCGCGGGCGAACTGCGCCCGCTGCTTCGCGCGCTGGCCGGGCGCGGGTACGGCGGTTTTCTCGTCATCGAGCCCCACCTGCAGCGCCGGCTGCCGGATCAGGACGGACCGAGGCGCTTTGGGGCCGCGGTGGCATCCCTGCGCGCTCTTCTGCGAGAGGAGGTGGCGGCGACCATCGGGAGATCCGACTGA